DNA from Aureimonas sp. AU20:
GACGCCGCAGGGCAAGATCCTGTTCGATTTCCTCGTGAGCCTGGACGGCGAAGCGTTGCGCCTCGATGTCGCGGCCTCAGCGCGCGGCGATCTCGCCAAGCGCCTGACGCTCTACAAGCTGCGCGCCAAGCTCACCATCGCACCGAGCGACGAGGCGGTGGCGGCGAGTTGGGACGAACCGGTGCCCGACGGCGCGCTTGTTGATCGGCGCTTTCCGGCAGGCGTCTATCGTCTCTACGGGCCGGCGGCAGAGGGTGCGGGCGAGGACCGGGAGGGGTTCGAGCAGTTGCGCCTTTCGGCCGGCATCGCCGAAGCGGAGCGGGACTTTCCCGCATCCGACGTGTTCCCGCATGATGTGCTGCTCGACCAGAATGAGGGCGTTTCCTTCCGCAAGGGCTGCTATGTCGGCCAGGAGGTCGTCTCCCGTATGCAACATCGCGGCACCGCGCGCCGTCGCATCATGATTCTTCGCACGGAGAGCCATCTGACGCCGGGCGCCGTGGTCGAGGCGGGGGGCAAGCCGATCGGCACGGTTCTCTCGGCGAGCGGCGGGCTCGGCATCGCCATGATGCGCATCGACAAGCTGGCCGACGCGCTTCGGGCCGATCAGCCCATCTCGGCCGACGGCGTGCCGGTCGAGGCGGAGGTGCCCTCCTGGGCCGGCTACACCCTGCCCGAGGCTGCGGGCGCCCCGACTGAAGGGGACGCATGAGCTCGGCGGCCCTTCCCAACGGCGCCGCCCGGCGCGCGGCCAAGGTGCCGCGCGTCTGGCAGCGCATGCTGTCGGGGCGGCGACTCGATCTTCTCGACCCCTCGCCGCTCGACATCGAGATCATCGACATCGCCCATGGGCTAGCCCGCGTCGCCCGCTGGAACGGGCAAACATTGGGCGACCACGCCTTCTCCGTGGCGCAGCATTCGCTGATCGTGGAGGAGATCGTCGCGGCCGAGGAAAACGACCCGCGCTGGCGGCTGGCGGCGCTTCTGCATGACGGGCCGGAATATGTGATCGGGGACATGATCTCGCCGTTCAAGGCCGTGCTCGGCGGCGACTATCGCAGCGTCGAGCAGAGGCTGCAGACCGCGATCCACCATCGCTTCGGCCTGCCGGCCGCGCTGCCGGCCCCGATCGCCCGTCTCGTCAAGGCGGCGGATCGCGTGTCGGCCCATTTCGAGGCCAAGCTCCTGGCCGGCTTCACGGCGGCGGAGGCCAACGCCCTGTTCGGCCGATCCGGCGCGCGCGCGCCGGACGAGGCGCTGTTTCGCCCCCTACCGGCCGCCGAGGTGGGCGAGGCCTTCCTGCATCGATTCCACACGCTCGATGGCGCGCTGCGCGCCCAGGCTTCGCTTCCCGAAAAGGCCCGCTCATGACCTATCTCGTCGTTTCCTCCCTTGCCGACCTGCCGGGCACCGTAGCGCAGCATGGCGCGCTCGACGTCGTCACGCTGATCAACGCCGACACGCCGGTGGAGCGACCGAGCGGCGTCTCGGCCGAACGGCACCTGTTCCTCGGCATGAACGACATTTCGGCGCCCTCCGAAGGCATGACGCATCCCGGCGAGAACCATCTGGAAGAGCTTCTGGAGTTCGGCATGCGCTGGGACCGGCAGCAGCCACTGGCGATCCACTGCTGGGCCGGCATCAGCCGCTCGACGGCAGCGGCCTATATCCTGGCCTGCGCAATCAACCCGGCGCTGGACGAAATGAAACTGGCGCAGGAGCTTCGCCGCCGCGCGCCCTCCGCCACGCCCAACGCGCTTCTGGTCGCCATCGCCGATCGCAAGCTGGGGCGCGACGGGCGGATGATCGAGGCGATCCGCTCCATCGGCCGGGGCGAGAACGCCTTCAGCGGCACGCCCTTCGTGCTACCGCTGGAGCTCTAAGCCGCGCTCTATCGCGCCGAGCGCGCCCGTGCGCGAGGCCGGCTCCTCCAGCGCGCGTGGCTCCCAGACATGGCGCGCCAGGAAGAAGCGCGTCATCCGAAACCCTTGCGCCAGACCCGTCCGGTCCGGCGCCTCGGCCTCGCCCGCGAGAAAGGCCGGCAAGGGAAGAAGCCGGTCCTTCCAAGGCTCGCCCGCCTCGCGGCTGACCGCACGTCCGGATTTGGGCGAGACATAGACCAGCTCGTCGCGCCGGCCCGAGGCCGCGCAGGTCTCCAAATCGAGGCCGAAGCCGAGATCTTCCAGCAGCATCACCTCGAAGCGCAGGATCAGGGCGCCCGCCAGAATCGGATTCTCAAGATGGGCGACGATGGTCTGGATCGCGTCGTAGAGGCGCGGGTGCGGATCGCGCTCCGGCAGGAGGCGGATATGGGCGGCCAGAAGCTGGATGCCGTGGAGCCCGACCGCGCTTTCCATCAGCCGCGCGGCGCGCAGGAGAACCGGCTCGATCGTCATGAAACCGAGATGCTCGTCCAGCCGCGCGCGCCAGGTGGCCTCGATCTGGTTGCCGGGCTGGAGAACCGGCTGGAGCTTGCGCGAGCGCCCACCCCGCACGAGGCCGAGATGACGCCCGCGCTCGCGCGTCATCACCTCCGCGACGGCGCTGGTCTCGCCGTGGCGGCGCACGCCGAGCACGATGCCCTCCTCGCGCCATTCCATGCAGGGTCTTCCGAAACGGAAAGGACCGCGAGGACGCCCCTCGCGGTCTGTTTGTTACTCAGAAATAAGATCGGCGGGACGCGCTTGCAACGCTGCCTGGCGCCGCTCAGGACGAGTAGTCGAGGCCCATCTCGCGATAGCGCTCGGGATCGTCGCCCCAGTTCTCGCGCACCTTCACGAACAGAAAGAGATGCACCTTCTGTTCGGCGGCCTCGGCGATCTCCTTGCGTGCGGCCTGACCGATGGCCTTCACCGTCTCGCCCTTGTGGCCAAGCACGATGGCCTTCTGCGAGTCGCGCTCAACATAGATTGTCTGCTCGATGCGCACCGAGCCGTCAGGCCGACTTTCCCAAAGCTCGGTCTCGACGGTCGAGGCATAGGGGATTTCCTGATGCAGGCGCAGGAACAGCTTTTCGCGCGTGATCTCGGCGGCCAGCTGGCGCAATGGCAGATCGGAAATCTGGTCTTCCGGGTAGTACCAGGGGCCTTCCGGCAGGCGAGTGGCGAGATAGGCCATGAGATCGTCGCAGCCCGAGCCGTTCAGCGCCGAGATCATGAAGACGCGCTCGAAATCGCCCTTGGCGGAGATTTCCTGCGTCATGCCGAGAAGCTTCTCGCGGCGGATCTGATCGACCTTGTTGAGCAGGAGGATCTTGGGCTGCTTCACGTCCTTGAGGCGCTGGAGGATGGTCTCGACCTCCTCGCTCACGCCGCGCTGCGCGTCGATGATCGGCAGAACAAGATCGGCATCCTTGGCGCCGCCCCACGCGGTGCGCACCATGGCGCGATCGAGCCGGCGCTTGGGGTTGAAGACGCCGGGCGTATCGACGAAGACGATCTGCGTCCGATCCTTGATCGCGATGCCGCGCACCAGGGCACGGGTCGTCTGCACCTTGTGCGTGACGATCGAGACCTTCGTGCCGACGAGCTGGTTGACCAGGGTGGACTTGCCGGCATTGGGCGCGCCGAGCAGCGCCACGAAGCCGGAGCGCGTCGGGGCGAGCGCGGTCTCGCCTCCCTCGGTGGCAGGCTGGTCGTTCGGCAGGTCGTCGGTCAATCGGCTCTCCTTGAATGGGCCGCTGGGAAGTCGGCCTCGGATCATCTTAGCACGGACGGCGCATCATGCGCGGCCCTGCCGGAATTTCAGTCCTCGCCCGAACGCTCGGACACCTGCCAGACACCCTCGCGGAGAAGGATCGTCTCGGCGGCGTTCTGCTCGGCGATGCGCTTGGAGCGGCCCCGCCCTTCGGCGGGCTCGCGATTGGGAACCAGGGCGCGAACGGTGAAGACCGGCTCGTGGTCCGGCCCGCTGCGCTCGATCAGGTCGTAGGTCGGCGGCACGCCGGCCTGCTTGTGCGACCATTCCTGCAGCTCGGTCTTGGGATCGCGCCGCGCCTCGCTGACGCTGTGGAAGCGCTCGCGCCAATGGGTCAGAATGAAGCGACGCGCCACCTCCAGCCCATGGTCGAGATAGATCGCGGCGATCAGCGCCTCGACGACATCGGCGCGGATGTTGCGGTTGCGGCCCGCCGCAGCGCGCTTCAAGTCGGCGCCGTGGCGAATGAACTCGGGCAGGCCGAGATCGTCGGCGACGGCCGCGCAGGTCTCAGCGCTTACCAGCGCGTTGAGCCGCAGCGAGAGATCGCCCTCGTCGGACTGGGGAAACAGCTCGAACAGCTTTTCCGCGACCGTCAGGCCGAGGACCCGGTCCCCTAAAAACTCCAGCCGCTCGTAGCTGGCCTGTGAGCCGGTGTTAGCCAGACTCGAATGCGTGATCGCGCGCTCCAGCCGCGCGCGATCCTTGAAGGTCAGGCCGAGGCGCTCTTCCAGCCGGTCGAGCGCGGGCGCCGATCCCCTCACCCGAGCCATGTCAGGAGCCGGCTCGGACGCAGACTCGTCGGCCAGCGCCACACTTCCAGCGGGGAGGCATCGTTCTCCATGGAGAAGAAGATCACCTGCGCCTTACCGACGAAGTTCTCGAAAGGGACGTAGCCGACGTCGAAGCGGCTATCGAGCGAGTTGTCGCGATTGTCGCCCATCATGAAATAATGCTCAGGCGGCACGACGAATTCGCGCGTGTTGTCGCCGATCGAATCGGGATCGGCGTCGAGCGTGACATAGCTCACGCCGTTCGGCAGGGTTTCCCGGAACTGCGGGATCTGCGTGCCGCCGCCCGTCACGAAGAAGCCGGCCGGCTCCTTCGGCACGGCCTGCCCGTTGATGTAAAGAACGCCGCCCTGCATCTGCACCCGGTCACCCGGCAGGCCGATCAGCCGCTTGATATAGTCGGTCTGCGGCTCGCTCGGCTTGCGGAACACGACGATGTCGCCGCGCTCGGGGTCGGAAGCGAGAATGCGCCCCTGGAACAGGTCCGGCGAGAACGGCAGCGAATATTTGGAGAAGCCGTAGCTCCATTTCGACACGAAGAGATAGTCGCCGATCAGGAGCGTCGGCATCATCGAGCCGGATGGGATCGAGAACGGCTGGAACAGGACGGTGCGGATGACGAGCGCCAGAAGAAGCGCCTGGACGACGACCTTGACCGTCTCGCCCCAGCCTTCCTTCTTCTTGCCTGCGGTCCGATCGACCATGCTAAACCCTTCCTGTTTGCCGCCCCGGCCTGCCTTCGCCGCGCAGACGGCCGAGGGCCGCCGAATGAGCGAGGGACATGAGGGGATTCGGCGCAAGACCCGCCACGGAGCCACGTCTGGAACGGCTCTGTAAAGCGTCGGCGGCTCTCAGGCAATCGTTAGAAAATTGTTAAGCCACCTCTTCCGGCAAGGCTTCGATGATGACGAAGGCCTGGGCCAGCGGAAAATCGTCGGTGATGGTGACGTGGATGACGGGGCGGTGGCCGCTGGGCATCAGCGCCGCCAGACGCTTTGCCGCGCCGTTGGTGAGCACCATGGTCGGCTTGCCGCCGGGCAGATTGACGACGCCCATGTCGCGCCAGAAGACGCCCTGCGCCAGCCCGGTTCCCAGCGCCTTGGCACAGGCCTCCTTGGCGGCGAATCGCTTGGCGTAGGAGGCCGCGCGCTGGGCCCGCCGTTCGGATTTGGCGCGCTCAACCGGCGTGAATACGCGGGCGACGAAGCGCTCGCCATGCCGCTCCAGGGTCCCCTCGACGCGGCGAATATCGATGAGGTCGCTGCCGATGCCGACGATCATGAGCGCACGTCCGACGGTGTGCGCACTGCCACGGGGCGCGTTCGCGCGGCGGTGCGCTCATGCGCGCGCCGCGCCCGGCTCGCCTGGAAAGAGGCCGCGCCGAAGCGCACCAGCGCGTAGGTGAGGCCGGCGAACCCCAGGCCGAGCGGGATCGAGCCGACCAGCATGGGCTTGAGATAGGGCTCCCAGATTGAGGCGATGTCGAGATGCGTCAGCGCCCTTTCCAGCCCCGGCGGGGCCGAGCCGTCAGGCACTTCGGCGCGCAGGATGGCGCGGCCGACCTCGTAGGTCGAGGCCCAGACGAGTGGGAAGGTCAAAGGATTGCCGGCCAGGCACCCCAGCGCCGCAGCCGCCATGTTGCCGGCGATGCAATAGGCGATGGCGAAGGCCAGGATGAAGTGGAAGCCGAGAAAGGGCGTGAAGGTGGCAAACACGCCCGCCGCAACGCCTGCCGCGATGGCATGGGGCGTAGCGCGAAGGCGCAGGACACGCTTCTGCATGTAGCGCAAGGACCGCCGCCAGGACCGGCGCGGCCAAAGCGCCCCGCGCAGGCGCTGCAGTCGTGTTTCAGGCTGGCGCCGCCGGAACAGCATTGGGAACCTAGCTTCCGAGAAGGAACGTCAGAGGGAGCGACTACCCGGCTTGATCGGCGCAATTGCGGCAAGCTCAGGCGGCAGATTGTCCGGATGATAGGCCGGGACTTCATATTGTGCGAGCGAGATCAGTGGGATACCGATATCGGCCTTGCCCGCCGAGCGGTCCACCACGCAGCCGGCGGCCAGCACCTCGGCCCCGAGGTCCCGCAGGCAGGTGATCGTCTCGCGGATCGATAGGCCCGTGGTGACGATGTCCTCCACGATCACCACGCGCGCGCCGGCCGGGATTTCGAAGCGGCGCAGGCGGAACGTGCCGTTCTCGCGCTCGACATAGATCGAGGGCGCGCCGAGATGGCGGGACGTCTCGTAGGCGGGAATGAGACCGCCGACGGCCGGGCCGACGATGAAGTCGATCGGCCCCTCGACGCCAGCGCGCAGCTTCTCGGCCAGCGCCTTGCACAGGGTCTCGGTATAGTGCGGATGCATGAAGACCCGCGCCTTCTGGAGAAAGATCGGGCTCCGCAGGCCGGACGTCAGAATGAAATGTCCTTCCAGAAAGGCGCCCGCCTTGCGGAAGATGTCGATGACGTCGTTCGTGTCCATGATGGTCCGGCCCAGCTTTCGTGTCGATTCCCTGCCGGGCTTAGCCGTTCACACGAACCACGTCTGTCACGCAAGGCTTTCCGCGCAACTGATTGAGCGTGCGCGTCAAATGCTGGAGGTCCCAGACTTCGAGATCCATCACCATGCTGGACACGTCCGGCGCGGTGGCCGCCATGCTCAGGGCGTGGATATTGGCGTCGTTGAGAGCGATCGTCTCGGCGATCTCGGCCAGCGCGCCCGGTTCGTTGAGCGCGGAAAGCTTGACGCGCGCGGGGAAGCGCTGCGTCATCTCGGCGTCGAGATCCCAGCGCACGTCGATCCACCGGTCCGGCACGTCGTCATAGGCAGTGAGCGCGGACGATTGGATGGGGTAGATCGTGATCCCCTGCCCCGGCTCCAGAATGCCGACGATGCGATCGCCCGGCACGGCGCCGTCCGAATTAAAACGCACGGGAACGTCCCCCTGCGAAAAGCCGTTCGGCCCGCCGTCGAGATGGCCCGGCAGGCGGAACACCATGCCCGCCCCGCCCGATTTGAGCGGGAACCAGCCGTCGCCGTCCGGCCGGGCGGCGGGGCGGGTGACACGCGTGTCCTGGAAGTCGGGATGCACGGCGCGGAACACGTCGTTGGAGGCGAGTTCCCCCCGTCCGACCGCCGCCAGCGCATCTTCCACTTCGCGATGTCCGACCTTGGACAGGTAAGGCTTCAGCCCGTCGCGGGTGAAGGTCTTGCCGGCGCGCTGGAAGGTGCGCTCCAGAATCTGTTGGCCGAGGCCGCAATATTGCTTGCGGATTGCAAGGCGCGTGGCGCGCCGGATCGCGGCCTTGGCCTTGCCCGTCACCGCGACACTTTCCCAGGCCGGCGGCGGTGTCGCGGCCTTGGAGCGGATGATCTCCACCTCGTCGCCATTGGCGAGCTCGGTCACCACCGGCATGATGCGCCCGTCGATCTTGCAGCCGACGCAGGTGTCGCCGACATCGGTGTGGACGGCATAGGCGAAGTCGATCGGCGTTGCGCCGCGCGGCAGGGCGATGAGCCGGCCCTTGGGGGTGAAGCAGAAGACCTGATCCTGAAACAGTTCGAGCTTGGTGTTCTCGAGGAACTCCTCGGGCTGGTCGCCCTCGGCCAGCATCTCCACGGTGCGGCGCAGCCAGGCATAAGCGGAGGACTCGGTGGACAGCGCGTGCTCGCCGTCCTTGTAAAGCTCGTGCGCGGCGATGCCGTATTCGGCGATATGGTGCATCGCCCGGGTGCGGATCTGCAGCTCGACGCGCTGGCGCGACGGCCCGACGATCGTGGTGTGGATCGAGCGGTAGTCGTTCTGCTTCGGGATCGAGATGTAGTCCTTGAACCGGCCGGGCACGAGAGGCCAGGTGCGGTGGACAATGCCGAGCGTGCGGTAGCAGTCCTCCTCGGTATCGACGAGGACGCGGAACCCGAAAATGTCGGAGAGCTGCTCCAGCGAAAGCGCCTTGCGCTGCATCTTGGAGAAGACCGAATAGGGCTTCTTCTGCCGGCCCGAGACCTGCGCCTCGATGCCGTTCTCCTTCAGCTTCTCGGTCAGCGTGCGCTCGATCTCGTTGATCGTCAGCGCGTGGCGCTCCATCAGCTCGGCAAGGCGCGTCGAGATCGTCTCGAAGGCTTCCGAGTTCAGGTGGCGGAAGGAGAGCGTCTCCAGCTCCTCGCGCATGTCCTGCATGCCCATGCGCCCGGCGAGCGGGGCATAGATGTCCATGGTCTCCTGCGCGATGCGCGCGCGCTTTTCCGGCTTCATGTGATGAAGCGTGCGCATGTTGTGCAGGCGGTCGGCGAGCTTGACCAGGAGAACGCGGATGTCGTCGGCGATGGCGAGCAGGAGCTTGCGCAGATTCTCGGCCTGCGCGGCCTTCTTGGACACGAGATCCAGGCGCTTGAGCTTGGTGAGCCCTTCCACCAGCTGGCCGATCTTGGCGCCGAAGAGCTGGTCGATCTCCTTGCGGGTGGCGTCCGTGTCCTCGATCGTGTCGTGCAGCAGCGCGACCGCGATCGTCGCCTCGTCGAGATGGAGCTTGGTGAGGATCGCGGCGACCTCGAGCGGATGCGAGAAATACGGATCGCCGTTCACGCGCATCTGCGCGCCATGCTTCTGCATCGCGTAGACATAGGCTCTGTTCAGCAGAGCCTCGTCGAGGTTTGGCTTGTAAGCCGCCACGCGCTCGACAAGCTCATACTGCCGCATCATGACCGGACGCCGTCTCCATCATCGAACGAAAAAGGGACGCCGGCCATCGAGCCGGCGTCCCCCAATATAGGTTGCAATGCGGAATCGGAGAAAGGGTCAAACCGCCCTAAGATTAGAAATCTTCGTTCTTTTCCGGCGGGATGAGCCCCTCGATGCCGGCCAGAAGCTCGTCCTCCGACATGCGGTCGAAGGCGATGTTGTCGTCCTCGTCCTCGCCGGCGGTGATGACGCCGTCGGCCTGCGACTCCACCAGCGCGCCGGCGGTCGGCGCGGCCGGCTCGGGCTCGTCCACCTCGACATGCTTCTGCAGCGAGTGGATCAGGTCTTCCTTCAGATCGTCCGGCGACAGGGTTTCGTCCGCGATCTCGCGCAGCGCGACGACGGGATTCTTGTCGTTGTCGCGGTCCACCGTGATCGGCTGACCCTGGGCGATCTGGCGCGCGCGGTGGCTGGCGAGCAGGACGAGCTCGAAACGATTCTCGACCTTATCGACGCAATCTTCTACGGTGACGCGGGCCATGGCCTGTCTCCTTGGGAACGGGGGCAATGAGCTGAACCGTCCGTGTAGTCTCTTGACAAATGAATCTCAAGGGGCAAGCGGCGCTTTATGCCGTCATCCCGGCCGGGCGTCCTGTTGGCAGGCCGCCGACATCACCCTATTGTGTGTCCCTGACCGATTGACCCGGCGCGCGTTTCGGCGCGCCGAGGACCCTGCGGCCTTGCCCGGCCTGC
Protein-coding regions in this window:
- a CDS encoding DUF2062 domain-containing protein; amino-acid sequence: MLFRRRQPETRLQRLRGALWPRRSWRRSLRYMQKRVLRLRATPHAIAAGVAAGVFATFTPFLGFHFILAFAIAYCIAGNMAAAALGCLAGNPLTFPLVWASTYEVGRAILRAEVPDGSAPPGLERALTHLDIASIWEPYLKPMLVGSIPLGLGFAGLTYALVRFGAASFQASRARRAHERTAARTRPVAVRTPSDVRS
- the rpoZ gene encoding DNA-directed RNA polymerase subunit omega — protein: MARVTVEDCVDKVENRFELVLLASHRARQIAQGQPITVDRDNDKNPVVALREIADETLSPDDLKEDLIHSLQKHVEVDEPEPAAPTAGALVESQADGVITAGEDEDDNIAFDRMSEDELLAGIEGLIPPEKNEDF
- a CDS encoding tyrosine phosphatase family protein translates to MTYLVVSSLADLPGTVAQHGALDVVTLINADTPVERPSGVSAERHLFLGMNDISAPSEGMTHPGENHLEELLEFGMRWDRQQPLAIHCWAGISRSTAAAYILACAINPALDEMKLAQELRRRAPSATPNALLVAIADRKLGRDGRMIEAIRSIGRGENAFSGTPFVLPLEL
- the rnc gene encoding ribonuclease III, with the protein product MARVRGSAPALDRLEERLGLTFKDRARLERAITHSSLANTGSQASYERLEFLGDRVLGLTVAEKLFELFPQSDEGDLSLRLNALVSAETCAAVADDLGLPEFIRHGADLKRAAAGRNRNIRADVVEALIAAIYLDHGLEVARRFILTHWRERFHSVSEARRDPKTELQEWSHKQAGVPPTYDLIERSGPDHEPVFTVRALVPNREPAEGRGRSKRIAEQNAAETILLREGVWQVSERSGED
- the ygfZ gene encoding CAF17-like 4Fe-4S cluster assembly/insertion protein YgfZ; this translates as MPSARLIDRAVLLVSGPESRPFLQNLVTADLDKLAAGEARPAALLTPQGKILFDFLVSLDGEALRLDVAASARGDLAKRLTLYKLRAKLTIAPSDEAVAASWDEPVPDGALVDRRFPAGVYRLYGPAAEGAGEDREGFEQLRLSAGIAEAERDFPASDVFPHDVLLDQNEGVSFRKGCYVGQEVVSRMQHRGTARRRIMILRTESHLTPGAVVEAGGKPIGTVLSASGGLGIAMMRIDKLADALRADQPISADGVPVEAEVPSWAGYTLPEAAGAPTEGDA
- the era gene encoding GTPase Era; amino-acid sequence: MTDDLPNDQPATEGGETALAPTRSGFVALLGAPNAGKSTLVNQLVGTKVSIVTHKVQTTRALVRGIAIKDRTQIVFVDTPGVFNPKRRLDRAMVRTAWGGAKDADLVLPIIDAQRGVSEEVETILQRLKDVKQPKILLLNKVDQIRREKLLGMTQEISAKGDFERVFMISALNGSGCDDLMAYLATRLPEGPWYYPEDQISDLPLRQLAAEITREKLFLRLHQEIPYASTVETELWESRPDGSVRIEQTIYVERDSQKAIVLGHKGETVKAIGQAARKEIAEAAEQKVHLFLFVKVRENWGDDPERYREMGLDYSS
- the pyrE gene encoding orotate phosphoribosyltransferase; the encoded protein is MDTNDVIDIFRKAGAFLEGHFILTSGLRSPIFLQKARVFMHPHYTETLCKALAEKLRAGVEGPIDFIVGPAVGGLIPAYETSRHLGAPSIYVERENGTFRLRRFEIPAGARVVIVEDIVTTGLSIRETITCLRDLGAEVLAAGCVVDRSAGKADIGIPLISLAQYEVPAYHPDNLPPELAAIAPIKPGSRSL
- a CDS encoding HD domain-containing protein; translation: MSSAALPNGAARRAAKVPRVWQRMLSGRRLDLLDPSPLDIEIIDIAHGLARVARWNGQTLGDHAFSVAQHSLIVEEIVAAEENDPRWRLAALLHDGPEYVIGDMISPFKAVLGGDYRSVEQRLQTAIHHRFGLPAALPAPIARLVKAADRVSAHFEAKLLAGFTAAEANALFGRSGARAPDEALFRPLPAAEVGEAFLHRFHTLDGALRAQASLPEKARS
- the acpS gene encoding holo-ACP synthase; translated protein: MIVGIGSDLIDIRRVEGTLERHGERFVARVFTPVERAKSERRAQRAASYAKRFAAKEACAKALGTGLAQGVFWRDMGVVNLPGGKPTMVLTNGAAKRLAALMPSGHRPVIHVTITDDFPLAQAFVIIEALPEEVA
- the lepB gene encoding signal peptidase I, with product MVDRTAGKKKEGWGETVKVVVQALLLALVIRTVLFQPFSIPSGSMMPTLLIGDYLFVSKWSYGFSKYSLPFSPDLFQGRILASDPERGDIVVFRKPSEPQTDYIKRLIGLPGDRVQMQGGVLYINGQAVPKEPAGFFVTGGGTQIPQFRETLPNGVSYVTLDADPDSIGDNTREFVVPPEHYFMMGDNRDNSLDSRFDVGYVPFENFVGKAQVIFFSMENDASPLEVWRWPTSLRPSRLLTWLG
- a CDS encoding RelA/SpoT family protein, with the translated sequence MMRQYELVERVAAYKPNLDEALLNRAYVYAMQKHGAQMRVNGDPYFSHPLEVAAILTKLHLDEATIAVALLHDTIEDTDATRKEIDQLFGAKIGQLVEGLTKLKRLDLVSKKAAQAENLRKLLLAIADDIRVLLVKLADRLHNMRTLHHMKPEKRARIAQETMDIYAPLAGRMGMQDMREELETLSFRHLNSEAFETISTRLAELMERHALTINEIERTLTEKLKENGIEAQVSGRQKKPYSVFSKMQRKALSLEQLSDIFGFRVLVDTEEDCYRTLGIVHRTWPLVPGRFKDYISIPKQNDYRSIHTTIVGPSRQRVELQIRTRAMHHIAEYGIAAHELYKDGEHALSTESSAYAWLRRTVEMLAEGDQPEEFLENTKLELFQDQVFCFTPKGRLIALPRGATPIDFAYAVHTDVGDTCVGCKIDGRIMPVVTELANGDEVEIIRSKAATPPPAWESVAVTGKAKAAIRRATRLAIRKQYCGLGQQILERTFQRAGKTFTRDGLKPYLSKVGHREVEDALAAVGRGELASNDVFRAVHPDFQDTRVTRPAARPDGDGWFPLKSGGAGMVFRLPGHLDGGPNGFSQGDVPVRFNSDGAVPGDRIVGILEPGQGITIYPIQSSALTAYDDVPDRWIDVRWDLDAEMTQRFPARVKLSALNEPGALAEIAETIALNDANIHALSMAATAPDVSSMVMDLEVWDLQHLTRTLNQLRGKPCVTDVVRVNG
- the recO gene encoding DNA repair protein RecO, giving the protein MEWREEGIVLGVRRHGETSAVAEVMTRERGRHLGLVRGGRSRKLQPVLQPGNQIEATWRARLDEHLGFMTIEPVLLRAARLMESAVGLHGIQLLAAHIRLLPERDPHPRLYDAIQTIVAHLENPILAGALILRFEVMLLEDLGFGLDLETCAASGRRDELVYVSPKSGRAVSREAGEPWKDRLLPLPAFLAGEAEAPDRTGLAQGFRMTRFFLARHVWEPRALEEPASRTGALGAIERGLELQR